One Perognathus longimembris pacificus isolate PPM17 chromosome 2, ASM2315922v1, whole genome shotgun sequence DNA segment encodes these proteins:
- the LOC125345861 gene encoding cell division control protein 42 homolog yields MQTIKCVIVGDGAVGKTCHLISYTTSNFPSEYVPTVFDNYAVTVMIGGEPYTLGLFDTAGQEDYDRLRLLSYPQTDVFLVCFSVVSPSSFEYVKEKWVPEITHHCPKTPFLLVGTQIDLRDDPSTIEKLAKNKQKPITPETAEKLAHDLQAVKYVECSALTQA; encoded by the coding sequence ATGCAGACAATTAAGTGTGTTATTGTGGGTGATGGtgctgttggtaaaacatgtcaCCTGATATCTTACACAACAAGTAACTTTCCATCTGAATATGTACCAACTGTTTTTGACAACTATGCAGTCACTGTTATGATTGGTGGAGAGCCATATACTCTTGGACTTTTTGATACAGCAGGACAAGAAGATTATGACAGATTACGACTGCTGAGTTATCCACAAACAGATGTATTTCTAGTCTGTTTTTCAGTGGTCTCTCCATCTTCATTTGAATATGTGAAAGAAAAGTGGGTGCCTGAGATTACTCACCACTGTCCAAAGACTCCTTTCCTGCTTGTTGGGACCCAAATTGATCTCAGAGATGACCCCTCCACTATTGAGAAACTTGCCAAGAACAAACAGAAGCCTATCACTCCAGAGACTGCTGAAAAGTTGGCACATGATCTGCAGGCTGTCAAGTATGTGGAGTGTTCTGCACTTACACAGGCCTAA